Proteins encoded together in one Prinia subflava isolate CZ2003 ecotype Zambia chromosome 23, Cam_Psub_1.2, whole genome shotgun sequence window:
- the SYT2 gene encoding synaptotagmin-2, with translation MTFKQASMMAPEATASTLPMSTMENSTEAAGPGESKEDMFTKLRDKFMNELNKIPLPPWALIAIAVVAGLLILTCCFCICKKCCCKKKKNKKEKGKGMKNAMNMKDMKSGNQDDDDAETGLTEGEGEEEEKEPENLGKLQFSLDYDFQANQLTVGILQAAELPALDMGGTSDPYVKVFLLPDKKKKYETKVQKKTLNPAFNETFTFKVPYQELGGKTLVMAIYDFDRFSKHDIIGEVKVPMNTVDLGQPIEEWRDLQSGEKEEPEKLGDICISLRYVPTAGKLTVCILEAKNLKKMDVGGLSDPYVKIHLLQNGKRLKKKKTTVKKKTLNPYFNESFSFEIPFEQIQKVQVVITVLDYDKLGKNEAIGKIFTGLNSTGTELRHWSDMLANPRRPIAQWHSLKPEEEVDAALGKNK, from the exons ATGACGTTCAAGCAGGCGTCCATGATGGCCCCGGAGGCCACGGCCAGCACCCTGCCCATGAGCACGATGGAGAACTCCACTGaggctgcggggccgggcgaGAGCAAGGAGGACATGTTCACCAAGCTCAGGGACAAGTTCATGAATGAGCTCAACAAGATCCCCT TGCCACCCTGGGCCCTCATTGCCATCGCGGTCGTGGCTGGACTCCTCATCCTcacctgctgcttctgcatCTGCAAGAAGTGCTGctgcaagaagaagaagaacaagaaggaGAAGGGCAAAGGCATGAAGAATGCCATGAACATGAAGGACATGAAGTCAGGCAACCAG GATGACGATGACGCAGAGACGGGTCTGACAGAGGGGgaaggtgaggaagaggagaaggagccGGAGAACCTGGGCAAGCTGCAGTTCTCACTGGACTATGACTTCCAGGCAAACCAG CTCACAGTGGGGATCCTCCAAGCTGCTGAACTGCCAGCTTTGGACATGGGTGGCACCTCAGACCCCTACGTCAAGGTGTTCCTGCTCCCtgacaagaagaaaaagtatgAGACCAAAGTGCAGAAGAAGACCCTCAACCCTGCCTTCAATGAGACCTTTACCTTCAAG GTGCCCTaccaggagctgggtgggaAGACATTGGTGATGGCCATCTACGACTTCGATCGCTTCTCCAAGCACGACATCATCGGTGAGGTGAAGGTGCCCATGAACACGGTGGACCTGGGCCAGCCCATCGAGGAGTGGCGGGACCTGCAGAGTGGCGAGAAGGAGGAG CCAGAGAAACTGGGAGATATCTGCATCTCCCTCCGGTACGTGCCCACGGCTGGGAAGCTCACTGTCTGCATTCTGGAAGCCAAGAACCTGAAGAAGATGGATGTTGGGGGCCTCTCAG ATCCCTACGTGAAGATCCACCTGCTGCAGAATGGCAAGAGGTTGAAGAAGAAGAAGACTACAGTCAAGAAGAAGACTCTGAACCCCTACTTCAATGAGTCCTTCAGCTTTGAGATCCCCTTTGAGCAGATACAG AAAGTGCAAGTGGTCATCACGGTGCTGGACTATGACAAGCTGGGGAAGAACGAAGCCATTGGCAAGATCTTCACAGGCTTGAACTCCACGGGCACGGAGCTGCGGCACTGGTCCGACATGCTGGCCAACCCCCGGCGGCCCATTGCCCAGTGGCACTCGCTGAAGCCAGAGGAGGAAGTAGATGCAGCTCTTGGGAAAAACAAATAG